A section of the Pirellulales bacterium genome encodes:
- a CDS encoding VCBS repeat-containing protein: MATSTAAVFFTCVAFAADKELRTFDRHELTNVYYSEGANAGDVNGDGKVDVVYGPYWFEGPEFKTKHEIYKPATVGRHRYTEDNFFNWIYDFNGDGWNDILVVGIPGTPATIYENPGKGGWDQPWKTHIVLDQVTNESPQFVDIVGDKRPELICTNHQFYGYATVDWSDPFKLWSFHRVSDSSAPERFGHGLGVGDVNDDGRMDILQAGGWYEQPAGNADGQWKFHETKLTNSYGGADMFAYDVDGDGDNDVVTSLAAHDYGLAWYENVGKNDDGEIEFKMHTIMGNKSTDNRYGVLFTEPHGVALVDMDGDGLKDIVTGKTYWSHFEKSPMWNAGAVCYVFKLVRDKDGVDWVPYLANPDCGIGRQVSIVDVNQDGMPDIVLGGIKGCNVLIQKAQQVDDAAWQAAQPKVVREGSGN; this comes from the coding sequence ATGGCGACGTCTACCGCCGCGGTTTTTTTTACATGCGTTGCGTTCGCAGCGGACAAAGAACTGCGGACGTTTGATCGCCACGAACTCACGAACGTCTACTACAGTGAAGGCGCGAACGCGGGCGACGTAAACGGCGACGGCAAAGTCGATGTCGTTTACGGCCCATATTGGTTCGAAGGCCCTGAATTCAAGACGAAGCACGAGATTTACAAGCCGGCAACCGTCGGACGACACCGATATACCGAAGACAATTTCTTCAATTGGATTTACGATTTTAACGGCGACGGTTGGAACGATATCCTTGTTGTCGGCATCCCCGGCACACCGGCGACCATTTACGAAAACCCCGGCAAAGGAGGCTGGGATCAACCTTGGAAGACGCACATCGTGCTCGACCAAGTGACCAATGAGTCGCCGCAGTTCGTCGACATCGTCGGTGACAAACGGCCGGAATTGATCTGCACAAACCATCAGTTTTATGGTTATGCGACGGTCGATTGGTCGGATCCGTTCAAATTGTGGTCCTTCCATCGTGTTTCCGACAGCTCGGCGCCAGAGCGATTCGGCCACGGCCTCGGGGTCGGCGATGTCAATGACGATGGTCGCATGGACATCCTGCAAGCCGGCGGTTGGTACGAGCAGCCGGCAGGCAACGCCGACGGCCAATGGAAGTTCCATGAAACGAAGTTGACGAATTCGTACGGCGGCGCTGATATGTTTGCTTACGATGTCGATGGAGATGGCGACAACGACGTTGTGACGAGCCTAGCCGCCCACGACTACGGATTGGCTTGGTACGAGAATGTCGGCAAGAACGACGATGGTGAAATCGAGTTCAAAATGCACACAATCATGGGCAATAAGTCAACCGATAATCGCTACGGAGTATTGTTTACCGAGCCGCACGGTGTTGCGCTGGTGGACATGGACGGCGATGGTCTGAAAGATATCGTCACAGGCAAGACCTACTGGTCGCATTTTGAGAAGAGCCCGATGTGGAATGCCGGAGCGGTGTGCTACGTCTTCAAGCTCGTCCGCGACAAAGACGGGGTCGATTGGGTGCCATATCTCGCCAACCCCGATTGCGGCATCGGCCGCCAAGTGAGCATCGTCGATGTCAATCAGGATGGAATGCCGGATATTGTGCTTGGCGGCATTAAGGGGTGCAATGTGCTGATTCAAAAGGCCCAACAGGTTGACGACGCAGCTTGGCAAGCAGCCCAGCCGAAGGTGGTTCGCGAAGGATCCGGAAATTGA